A section of the Pimelobacter simplex genome encodes:
- the folK gene encoding 2-amino-4-hydroxy-6-hydroxymethyldihydropteridine diphosphokinase → MTETPNPNIIDADTLTGEMRPIRRMVVALGSNLGERFANLQGAVDALADTPDVWVTGVSPVYESDPVDCPDDAKSFLNAVVLADTTLSVHRLIDRALAIEDAFDRTRGAVKNAPRTLDVDLIVVGDRRSDTDELQLPHPRAHERAFVLQPWLDLEPDADLLDRGPLATLVAAVGTDGLKLRDDLVLEFE, encoded by the coding sequence ATGACCGAGACCCCCAATCCGAACATCATCGACGCGGACACCCTGACCGGCGAGATGCGCCCGATCCGGCGGATGGTGGTGGCACTCGGCTCCAACCTCGGTGAACGGTTCGCGAACCTTCAGGGTGCCGTCGACGCGCTGGCTGACACCCCCGACGTGTGGGTCACCGGCGTCTCCCCGGTCTACGAGAGCGACCCGGTCGACTGCCCGGACGACGCCAAGAGCTTCCTCAACGCCGTCGTGCTCGCCGACACCACGCTGTCGGTGCACCGCCTGATCGACCGCGCGCTGGCCATCGAGGACGCCTTCGACCGCACCCGCGGCGCGGTCAAGAACGCGCCCCGCACGCTCGACGTCGACCTGATCGTCGTCGGCGACCGGCGCAGCGACACCGACGAGCTCCAGCTGCCGCACCCGCGGGCCCACGAGCGCGCCTTCGTGCTCCAGCCGTGGCTCGACCTCGAGCCCGACGCCGACCTGCTCGACCGCGGGCCCCTGGCCACCCTGGTCGCCGCGGTCGGTACCGACGGCCTCAAGCTGCGCGACGACCTGGTGCTCGAGTTCGAGTGA
- a CDS encoding acyltransferase: MSATVKDTAQVAGSAQLGDGTTVWELAQVREDAVLGESCVIGRGAYVGTGVRIGDRCKLQNYALVYEPATLGDGVFIGPAAVLTNDQYPRSVSPDGDLKRASDWQAVGVEIGDGASIGARAVCVAPLKVGPWALVAAGAVVTRDVPAYALVAGVPAKRIGWVGRAGVRLAETEPGVWTCPETGDVYDADGDVLSRR, from the coding sequence GTGAGTGCAACGGTCAAGGACACTGCCCAGGTCGCCGGCTCGGCCCAGCTCGGCGACGGAACCACCGTCTGGGAGCTCGCCCAGGTCCGTGAGGACGCCGTCCTCGGCGAGAGCTGCGTGATCGGCCGGGGTGCCTACGTCGGCACCGGCGTGCGCATCGGCGACCGCTGCAAGCTCCAGAACTACGCGCTCGTCTACGAGCCCGCCACCCTCGGCGACGGGGTCTTCATCGGCCCGGCGGCGGTGCTCACCAACGACCAGTACCCGCGCTCGGTCTCCCCCGACGGCGACCTCAAGCGGGCCTCCGACTGGCAGGCGGTCGGCGTCGAGATCGGCGACGGCGCCTCGATCGGCGCCCGCGCCGTGTGCGTGGCGCCCCTCAAGGTCGGCCCGTGGGCGCTCGTCGCCGCGGGCGCGGTCGTGACGCGCGACGTGCCGGCGTACGCGCTGGTGGCGGGGGTGCCCGCCAAGCGGATCGGCTGGGTCGGGCGCGCCGGCGTACGGCTCGCCGAGACCGAGCCGGGCGTGTGGACCTGCCCCGAGACCGGCGACGTCTACGACGCCGACGGGGACGTGCTCAGCCGCCGATGA
- a CDS encoding glycosyltransferase family 2 protein: MPAAPDVSVVIPVYNTVAYLPACLDSLLAQSIGTDRLEVVAVDDGSTDGSGALLDDYAAAHPGVVRVVHQANSGGPARPCNVGLEQARGRFVFFLGSDDYLAADGLERMVTAADAWGSDVVVPAMTGVNGRIVDQRLFHRDEPDMAFPQSNLPFSLSNTKLFRRSLLVDNDIRYALDMRVGSDQPFAISAMLAAGKVSVLGRPPIYFAVRRDDADNISYTTTWRDRLAAIVSVIEHICAIVPPGDDRDAIIRRHFGWELNKIVMRNIADVAPEERPELLAAVAAVAEDYLTPGVERLLKVGTRLRWWHVRRGDIPAVLALGDSAPKVRAHVEDGELFLVLPGFRDGVPDDIFRPTGDNVPNVIQRGLGEQTARIADGRLTLSASSEGIAPDSLGALSAALVAAEGPPGPARRLAGEPAAVVRVPVEVGPDGLLHAALDVTEIAGHRGRWAARWQLRAGSDVYDVPVRSALTSSAQVRRRLRTTTVEVRPGLQDRVVVEVRS; encoded by the coding sequence ATGCCCGCCGCTCCCGACGTCTCGGTCGTCATCCCGGTCTACAACACCGTCGCCTACCTGCCGGCCTGCCTGGACTCGCTGCTCGCCCAGAGCATCGGGACCGACCGGCTCGAGGTGGTCGCGGTGGACGACGGCTCGACCGACGGCAGCGGCGCGCTCCTCGACGACTACGCCGCCGCGCACCCCGGCGTGGTCCGGGTCGTGCACCAGGCCAACTCGGGCGGCCCGGCACGGCCGTGCAACGTGGGCCTGGAGCAGGCGCGCGGCCGGTTCGTCTTCTTCCTCGGCTCCGACGACTACCTCGCCGCCGACGGCCTGGAGCGGATGGTCACCGCCGCCGACGCGTGGGGCTCCGACGTCGTCGTCCCCGCGATGACCGGCGTCAACGGCCGGATCGTCGACCAGCGGCTCTTCCACCGCGACGAGCCCGACATGGCGTTCCCGCAGTCCAACCTGCCGTTCTCGCTGTCCAACACCAAGCTGTTCCGCCGCTCCCTGCTGGTCGACAACGACATCCGCTACGCGCTCGACATGCGCGTCGGCAGCGACCAGCCCTTTGCGATCTCGGCGATGCTCGCCGCGGGCAAGGTGTCGGTGCTGGGCCGGCCCCCCATCTACTTCGCGGTCCGCCGCGACGATGCCGACAACATCTCCTACACCACCACCTGGCGCGACCGGCTGGCCGCGATCGTGTCGGTCATCGAGCACATCTGCGCGATCGTGCCCCCGGGCGACGACCGGGACGCGATCATCCGCCGGCACTTCGGCTGGGAGCTCAACAAGATCGTCATGCGCAATATCGCCGACGTGGCGCCCGAGGAGCGGCCCGAGCTGCTCGCCGCGGTCGCCGCCGTGGCGGAGGACTACCTCACGCCCGGTGTCGAGCGCCTGCTCAAGGTCGGCACCCGCCTGCGCTGGTGGCACGTACGACGCGGCGACATCCCCGCCGTGCTCGCCCTCGGTGACAGCGCCCCCAAGGTCCGCGCCCACGTCGAGGACGGCGAGCTGTTCCTCGTGCTCCCCGGCTTCCGCGACGGCGTGCCCGACGACATCTTCCGCCCCACCGGCGACAACGTGCCCAACGTGATCCAGCGCGGTCTCGGCGAGCAGACCGCGCGGATCGCCGACGGCCGGCTCACCCTCTCCGCGAGCAGCGAGGGCATCGCCCCCGACAGCCTCGGGGCGCTCTCCGCGGCGCTCGTGGCCGCCGAGGGCCCGCCCGGTCCGGCCCGCCGGCTCGCGGGTGAGCCCGCGGCCGTCGTACGGGTGCCGGTCGAGGTGGGCCCCGACGGACTGCTGCACGCCGCGCTCGACGTGACCGAGATCGCCGGGCACCGCGGCCGCTGGGCGGCCCGCTGGCAGCTGCGGGCGGGCAGCGACGTCTACGATGTCCCGGTGCGGTCGGCGCTCACGTCGTCCGCACAAGTGCGTCGCCGGCTGCGGACGACCACGGTCGAGGTGAGGCCCGGGCTCCAGGACCGGGTCGTCGTCGAAGTCAGGAGCTGA
- the folB gene encoding dihydroneopterin aldolase: MSDELSILGIECFAHHGVFDHERRDGQIFKIDLTLGVDTAPAAASDDLHDTVDYGSLVDQVAAAVTRDPVDLIETLAQRIADTCLLDSRVEWVRVTVHKPDAPIQATFADVQLTITRRREAAGGGDRTGKAEGPA; the protein is encoded by the coding sequence ATGAGCGACGAGCTGAGCATCCTCGGCATCGAGTGCTTCGCCCACCACGGGGTGTTCGACCACGAGCGCCGTGACGGGCAGATCTTCAAGATCGACCTGACGCTGGGCGTCGACACCGCCCCGGCGGCGGCGTCGGACGACTTGCATGACACCGTCGACTACGGAAGCCTCGTGGACCAGGTCGCGGCTGCCGTGACGAGGGACCCGGTCGACCTGATCGAGACCCTGGCGCAGCGGATCGCGGACACCTGCCTGTTGGACAGTCGTGTTGAATGGGTGCGTGTGACCGTCCACAAGCCGGATGCGCCGATCCAGGCGACGTTCGCCGACGTACAGCTCACCATCACCCGCCGCCGTGAGGCGGCTGGTGGGGGAGACAGAACCGGAAAGGCAGAGGGCCCAGCATGA
- a CDS encoding DUF3180 domain-containing protein, with translation MSGDAGPDRPPSPSGEMRPTAARTLLGWALVGLAVGAAIHPLCNRLGIVPPLVSTPQPLALLLLAGILGYGAWVTHRAVHVRRERLAPHQAVNRFVLGRASALVGALVAGGYLGYALTWIGDPAELADERLVRSLVAAACALAAMVAGILLERACRVRGDRDDAA, from the coding sequence GTGAGCGGCGACGCGGGGCCCGACCGCCCCCCGTCGCCGTCGGGCGAGATGCGGCCGACCGCCGCGCGCACCCTCCTGGGGTGGGCGCTGGTCGGCCTCGCCGTCGGCGCGGCGATCCACCCGCTGTGCAACCGGCTCGGCATCGTCCCGCCGCTGGTCTCGACGCCGCAGCCGCTGGCGCTGCTGCTCCTGGCCGGCATCCTCGGGTACGGCGCCTGGGTGACCCACCGCGCCGTCCACGTGCGCCGGGAGCGGCTCGCGCCGCACCAGGCGGTCAACCGCTTCGTGCTGGGCCGGGCCAGCGCCCTGGTCGGCGCCCTGGTCGCCGGCGGGTACCTCGGCTACGCCCTGACCTGGATCGGCGACCCCGCCGAGCTGGCCGACGAGCGCCTGGTCCGCTCGCTGGTGGCCGCGGCCTGCGCGCTCGCCGCGATGGTCGCCGGGATCCTGCTGGAGCGCGCCTGCCGGGTGCGCGGGGACCGGGACGACGCGGCCTGA
- a CDS encoding nucleotide sugar dehydrogenase, which produces MNICVVALGKIGLPLAVQFASSGHKVVGADVDATVVDLVNRGIEPFPGEADLQDKMRAAVDAGLLSATTDTTTAVAEADAVVIVVPLFVAADGTPSWQWMDAATEAVGRGLKPGTLVSYETTLPVGTTRDRFAPRLEELSGLTAGEDFHLVFSPERVLTGRVFADLRKYPKLVGGINQASTDAAITFYEAVLQFDERPDLPRPNGVWDLGPSEASEFAKLAETTYRDVNIGLANQFARYADRIGVDVLKVIEASNSQPYSHIHLPGIAVGGHCIPIYPRLYLWNDPAATVVSAAREANAGMPLYAVDLLAAAHGDLTGLSVLVLGAAYRGAVKETAFSGVFPLVDELRARGAVPYVADPMYTSEELDKLGLPPHRGEDVTAVVVQADHPEYRSLTPDDLPGVTLLVDGRRVTDAAAWDREGVRRIVIGG; this is translated from the coding sequence GTGAACATCTGCGTCGTCGCGCTGGGCAAGATCGGGCTGCCGCTGGCGGTCCAGTTCGCGAGCTCGGGGCACAAGGTGGTCGGCGCCGACGTCGACGCGACGGTCGTCGACCTCGTCAACCGCGGCATCGAGCCCTTCCCGGGTGAGGCCGATCTCCAGGACAAGATGCGCGCGGCGGTCGACGCCGGCCTGCTCAGCGCCACCACCGACACCACCACGGCGGTCGCCGAGGCCGATGCGGTCGTCATCGTCGTCCCGCTCTTCGTCGCCGCCGACGGCACGCCGAGCTGGCAGTGGATGGACGCCGCCACCGAGGCGGTCGGCCGCGGCCTCAAGCCCGGCACGCTCGTCAGCTACGAGACCACCCTCCCCGTCGGTACGACGCGCGACCGCTTCGCGCCCCGCCTCGAGGAGCTCTCCGGCCTCACCGCCGGCGAGGACTTCCACCTCGTCTTCAGCCCCGAGCGGGTGCTGACCGGCCGGGTCTTCGCCGACCTGCGCAAGTACCCCAAGCTCGTCGGCGGCATCAACCAGGCCTCGACCGACGCCGCGATCACGTTCTACGAGGCGGTGCTGCAGTTCGACGAGCGCCCCGACCTGCCGCGCCCCAACGGCGTGTGGGACCTCGGCCCGTCCGAGGCCTCGGAGTTCGCCAAGCTCGCCGAGACCACCTACCGCGACGTCAACATCGGCCTGGCCAACCAGTTCGCGCGCTACGCCGACCGGATCGGTGTCGACGTCCTCAAGGTGATCGAGGCCTCGAACTCCCAGCCCTACAGCCACATCCACCTGCCCGGCATCGCCGTCGGCGGGCACTGCATCCCGATCTACCCGCGGCTCTACCTCTGGAACGACCCGGCCGCGACGGTCGTCAGCGCGGCCCGCGAGGCCAACGCCGGCATGCCGCTCTACGCCGTCGACCTCCTCGCGGCCGCCCACGGCGACCTGACCGGGCTGTCGGTCCTCGTCCTCGGCGCCGCCTACCGCGGGGCGGTCAAGGAGACCGCCTTCTCCGGCGTCTTCCCGCTGGTCGACGAGCTGCGGGCCCGCGGCGCCGTGCCCTACGTCGCCGACCCGATGTACACGTCCGAGGAGCTCGACAAGCTCGGCCTCCCGCCCCACCGGGGCGAGGACGTCACCGCGGTCGTCGTCCAGGCCGACCACCCGGAGTACCGCTCGCTCACGCCCGACGACCTGCCGGGCGTGACCCTGCTCGTCGACGGCCGCCGGGTGACGGACGCCGCAGCGTGGGACCGCGAGGGCGTCCGCCGCATCGTCATCGGCGGCTGA
- a CDS encoding bifunctional glycosyltransferase/CDP-glycerol:glycerophosphate glycerophosphotransferase — protein MTIRAAVRRRAARLKQASGVVRPTLSVVVATLDSAEHVAACLDSVRRQEVPDTEILVVDLGSTDQTLAIVARHQDEDRRVRLLTTTGDLGRARDHGAAAARGHFLAFVDADDAVTRHGLRFAVEALRASGSSYAVAAERPQRRGRVLPVSDDVRRLHDEHRRLAGAARIEAALHGSARRSVFDRRWYDDAGLEFGAGRAVDATHAARAAFAAEAIDWLPHVLALRRSDDDRGVLTRASVSEVAADVATAITLLGTDGPRRAARALGSDLLGFLDGLWPADPSTWAAVRSAAVPLIAEAGDAAAAEVPSWAEVLHGLLVADDAAGANRFLEEVRLSARPYPVCDGAVDFGPAWPAATLGAVETLVRAELTAVRTADGTVELTGWAFVDNPDLDRTGEDRGNEDRIEVELVAPDGRRVPLLTTRRAEPAADIASGLHHADVTASGFVAHADLTELTDLPDGTWQVAATVTHGDVVHRGRVVVRPRTMAGVAAAAHGPRLVVLDHDDLERAELRLSTPATWLEPAGVDAADDGRLLLDVDARLAWLRRAGSDERIRLTRVDGRFAVPLDELTGPGRFELVAGPQVRHVHHRPDTPVTAHLRPDRRGRVCVVPPARGALVTAVRLTEDAVEADLLVDDHQPDWRSALVDGGHVVTGTVTPTGRGTATVRVPLAASVWGQPEAPLRSGHYTLSLANARHTDWFGAAPAPAVSAALPLAELRTDLRVRVDVAHPDGPVVGVVVDPPLADDERGERQQRLLREACRVERAEQDSVFLRAMFGEHAHGNGLGLHDELVRRGSDLTVYWSIADRSVAVPPGGIGVVERTRAWHEAIATSRFHMVDVHQVRWFERPEGQTLIQTFHGYPYKLMGHDWWEKMGNDPAEVGSLDRRTRDWSVLVSPARYASPLLKAAFLDPAGAGDVPVAEIGYPRNDILLRPEGADLRARTRALLGIDDDTVAVLYAPTFRDYLSADDLTARRVTFFDPDEALAALPDNHVVLMRGHAFNARVRDDRVATSARVIDVTDHPDVNHLILASDAGVLDYSSLRFDYALTDKPMVFLVPDLATYDRFRGGVIPYPPTAPGPHVDTTAEVVAWLRDLPRLRDEFADARATFRRDYAELDDGRAAARLVDRWITPPS, from the coding sequence ATGACGATCCGCGCCGCGGTACGCCGCCGCGCGGCACGGCTCAAGCAAGCCTCCGGGGTGGTCCGGCCGACGCTGAGCGTGGTCGTCGCGACCCTCGACTCGGCGGAGCACGTGGCCGCCTGCCTCGACTCCGTACGACGCCAGGAGGTCCCCGACACCGAGATCCTGGTCGTGGACCTCGGCAGCACCGACCAGACGCTCGCGATCGTGGCGCGGCACCAGGACGAGGACCGCCGGGTCCGGCTGCTCACCACGACCGGTGACCTGGGGCGGGCGCGCGACCACGGGGCGGCGGCGGCGCGGGGGCACTTCCTGGCGTTCGTCGATGCCGACGACGCGGTGACCCGGCACGGGCTGCGGTTCGCGGTCGAGGCGCTGCGCGCGTCCGGCTCGTCGTACGCCGTCGCGGCCGAGCGCCCGCAGCGGCGCGGTCGGGTGCTGCCGGTGAGCGACGACGTGCGGCGGTTGCACGACGAGCACCGGCGGCTCGCCGGTGCGGCGCGGATCGAGGCGGCGCTGCACGGGTCGGCGCGGCGGTCGGTCTTCGACCGCCGCTGGTACGACGACGCGGGGCTCGAGTTCGGGGCCGGGCGCGCCGTCGACGCGACCCACGCGGCGCGGGCGGCGTTCGCGGCCGAGGCGATCGACTGGCTCCCGCACGTGCTCGCGCTGCGGCGGTCCGACGACGACCGCGGGGTCCTCACCCGGGCCTCGGTCAGTGAGGTCGCCGCGGACGTGGCGACCGCGATCACCCTGCTCGGCACCGACGGGCCGCGGCGGGCGGCACGGGCGCTGGGCAGCGACCTGCTCGGGTTCCTGGACGGGCTGTGGCCCGCCGATCCGTCGACCTGGGCGGCGGTCCGGTCTGCCGCGGTGCCGCTGATCGCAGAGGCGGGCGACGCAGCAGCCGCCGAGGTGCCGTCCTGGGCCGAGGTCCTGCACGGGCTGCTCGTCGCCGACGACGCCGCCGGCGCGAACCGCTTCCTCGAGGAGGTCCGGCTGAGCGCGCGCCCGTACCCCGTCTGCGACGGAGCCGTCGACTTCGGCCCGGCCTGGCCCGCGGCGACGCTGGGCGCGGTCGAGACGCTGGTGCGCGCCGAGCTGACCGCGGTCCGGACCGCCGACGGCACCGTCGAGCTCACCGGCTGGGCGTTCGTCGACAACCCCGACCTCGACCGCACCGGCGAGGACCGCGGGAACGAGGACCGGATCGAGGTCGAGCTCGTCGCCCCCGACGGCCGGCGCGTCCCCCTCCTGACCACCCGGCGCGCCGAGCCCGCGGCCGACATCGCGAGCGGCCTGCACCACGCGGACGTCACGGCGTCCGGATTCGTCGCGCACGCCGACCTCACCGAGCTGACCGACCTCCCCGACGGCACCTGGCAGGTCGCGGCGACGGTGACCCACGGCGACGTCGTCCACCGCGGACGGGTGGTCGTCCGGCCGCGCACGATGGCCGGGGTCGCCGCGGCGGCGCACGGTCCGCGGCTGGTGGTCCTCGACCACGACGACCTGGAGCGGGCCGAGCTCCGGCTGAGCACCCCGGCGACCTGGCTGGAGCCGGCGGGCGTCGATGCCGCCGACGACGGCCGGCTGCTGCTCGACGTCGACGCCCGGCTGGCCTGGCTGCGCCGGGCCGGGAGCGACGAGCGGATCCGGCTGACCCGGGTCGACGGCCGGTTCGCGGTGCCGCTCGACGAGCTCACCGGGCCGGGCCGCTTCGAGCTGGTGGCCGGACCCCAGGTCCGGCACGTGCACCACCGCCCGGACACCCCGGTCACCGCCCACCTGCGGCCCGACCGGCGCGGGCGGGTGTGCGTCGTACCGCCGGCGCGGGGGGCGCTCGTCACCGCGGTCCGGCTCACCGAGGACGCCGTCGAGGCCGACCTCCTGGTCGACGACCACCAGCCCGACTGGCGATCGGCGCTCGTCGACGGCGGCCACGTCGTCACGGGCACCGTCACCCCCACCGGCCGCGGTACGGCGACCGTGCGGGTCCCCCTTGCCGCCTCCGTCTGGGGCCAGCCCGAGGCACCCCTGCGCTCGGGCCACTACACGCTCTCGCTGGCCAACGCCCGGCACACCGACTGGTTCGGTGCCGCGCCCGCGCCCGCCGTCAGCGCCGCCCTGCCCCTCGCCGAGCTGCGCACCGACCTCCGGGTACGGGTCGACGTCGCCCACCCCGACGGCCCCGTGGTCGGCGTGGTCGTCGACCCGCCGCTCGCCGACGACGAGCGCGGAGAGCGGCAGCAGCGGCTCCTGCGCGAGGCGTGCCGGGTCGAGCGGGCCGAGCAGGACAGCGTCTTCCTGCGCGCCATGTTCGGCGAGCACGCCCACGGCAACGGCCTCGGCCTCCACGACGAGCTCGTCCGGCGCGGCTCCGACCTCACCGTCTACTGGTCGATCGCGGACCGCTCGGTCGCCGTCCCGCCCGGCGGGATCGGCGTCGTCGAGCGCACGCGCGCGTGGCACGAGGCGATCGCGACGTCGCGCTTCCACATGGTCGACGTGCACCAGGTGCGCTGGTTCGAGCGGCCGGAGGGGCAGACGCTGATCCAGACCTTCCACGGCTACCCGTACAAGCTGATGGGCCACGACTGGTGGGAGAAGATGGGCAACGACCCTGCCGAGGTGGGCAGCCTCGACCGTCGTACCCGCGACTGGAGCGTGCTCGTCTCGCCCGCCCGCTACGCCTCACCGCTGCTCAAGGCGGCCTTCCTCGACCCGGCCGGGGCGGGCGACGTACCGGTCGCGGAGATCGGGTACCCGCGCAACGACATCCTGCTGCGACCCGAGGGCGCCGACCTGCGGGCGCGGACGCGCGCGCTGCTCGGCATCGACGACGACACGGTGGCGGTGCTCTACGCGCCGACCTTCCGCGACTACCTCTCGGCCGACGACCTGACCGCGCGGCGGGTGACCTTCTTCGACCCCGACGAGGCGCTGGCGGCGCTGCCTGACAACCACGTGGTGCTGATGCGCGGGCACGCGTTCAACGCACGGGTCCGCGACGACCGGGTCGCGACCAGCGCCCGGGTCATCGACGTGACCGACCACCCGGACGTCAACCACCTGATCCTGGCGTCCGACGCGGGCGTCCTGGACTACTCGTCGCTGCGCTTCGACTACGCGCTGACCGACAAGCCGATGGTGTTCCTGGTGCCGGACCTGGCGACGTACGACCGGTTCCGCGGGGGCGTCATCCCCTACCCGCCGACCGCGCCCGGGCCGCACGTCGACACGACGGCCGAGGTGGTCGCGTGGCTGCGCGACCTGCCCCGGCTGCGGGACGAGTTCGCGGACGCGCGGGCGACGTTCCGGCGCGACTACGCCGAGCTGGACGACGGCCGGGCCGCGGCCCGGCTCGTCGACCGGTGGATCACTCCCCCGAGCTGA
- the folP gene encoding dihydropteroate synthase gives MTAPPIPLLMGIVNVTPDSFSDGGRYDDPERAIAHGRDLLAQGADILDVGGESTRPGATRPLLAEELDRVVPVIEALAAEGATVSVDTMRAEVAARAVAAGARIVNDVSGGLADPAILDVVAGTGATYVAMHWRAHSDRMQEFTGYDEHGGVVPGVRAELAERVAAIRAAGVRDEQIVLDPGLGFAKQPHHNWELVRRLDVLAGLGFPLLVGASRKTFLGRLLAGPDGRARPVGEREAAGVAMTTLLAAGLGGTPVWCLRVHDVRAHRDALAVAAEWGPDADRAATEGEG, from the coding sequence ATGACCGCTCCGCCGATCCCCCTCCTGATGGGGATCGTCAACGTCACGCCCGACTCGTTCTCCGACGGCGGACGGTACGACGACCCCGAGCGCGCGATCGCCCACGGCCGCGACCTGCTCGCCCAGGGCGCCGACATCCTCGACGTGGGCGGCGAGTCCACCCGGCCCGGCGCCACCCGGCCGCTGCTGGCCGAGGAGCTCGACCGCGTCGTACCGGTGATCGAGGCGCTGGCCGCCGAGGGCGCGACCGTCTCGGTCGACACGATGCGCGCCGAGGTGGCCGCGCGGGCGGTCGCCGCGGGCGCCCGGATCGTCAACGACGTCTCCGGCGGCCTGGCCGACCCCGCGATCCTCGACGTGGTCGCGGGCACCGGTGCGACGTACGTGGCCATGCACTGGCGCGCCCACAGCGACCGGATGCAGGAGTTCACCGGGTACGACGAGCACGGCGGCGTCGTGCCCGGCGTGCGCGCCGAGCTGGCCGAGCGGGTCGCGGCGATCCGCGCGGCGGGCGTGCGCGACGAGCAGATCGTGCTCGACCCCGGGCTCGGCTTCGCCAAGCAGCCGCACCACAACTGGGAGCTGGTACGCCGCCTCGACGTCCTCGCCGGGCTCGGCTTCCCGCTGCTGGTGGGCGCGAGCCGCAAGACGTTCCTCGGCCGGCTGCTCGCCGGCCCCGACGGCCGGGCCCGCCCCGTGGGGGAGCGCGAGGCGGCCGGCGTCGCGATGACGACGCTGCTCGCCGCGGGCCTGGGGGGAACCCCGGTGTGGTGCCTGCGCGTCCATGATGTGCGTGCCCACCGCGATGCTCTCGCGGTTGCGGCAGAGTGGGGGCCCGACGCGGATCGGGCCGCGACGGAGGGAGAGGGATGA
- a CDS encoding bifunctional cytidylyltransferase/SDR family oxidoreductase has translation MTRNVAVLLAGGVGSRVGLDIPKQLIKVAGKTLLEHTLVALHDHPDVDEVLVMMTPGHTDAVRDITRGDAYPKVTAILEGGDTRNATTQRAIDHLVASADGDAGAIRILLHDAVRPLVTPRIIGECFTALDAYPAVDVAIPSADTIIEVAADDTISSIPPRASLRRGQTPQAFRLDVLARAYEKAAADPDFTATDDCSVVLRYLPNEPIIVVHGDDRNMKVTEPIDVFIADKLFQLTGIDLPRAKDDAGYRTALAGKTMVVFGGSYGIGADIAELARSYGATVLTFSRSTTGTDVGKRTDVAAAAKAAIAEAGTIDFVVNTAGVLPRGELLTTSEETVYAATEINYLGPIFIAQEFYPHLAATQGSLLLFTSSSYTRGRGGYSLYSSAKAATVNLTQALADEWAEAGVRVNCINPERTATPMRTKAFGDEPPGTLLDSLTVAHTSVDVLLSDQSGHVYDVRRDDPFSSGE, from the coding sequence ATGACCAGGAACGTCGCGGTCCTTCTCGCCGGCGGTGTCGGGAGCCGGGTCGGGCTCGACATCCCCAAGCAGCTCATCAAGGTCGCCGGCAAGACCCTCCTCGAGCACACCCTCGTCGCGCTGCACGACCACCCGGACGTCGACGAGGTGCTCGTCATGATGACCCCGGGGCACACCGACGCGGTCCGCGACATCACCCGAGGCGACGCCTACCCCAAGGTCACCGCGATCCTCGAGGGCGGCGACACCCGCAACGCCACGACGCAGCGCGCGATCGACCACCTGGTCGCGAGCGCCGACGGCGACGCCGGCGCGATCCGGATCCTGCTCCACGACGCGGTCCGGCCGCTGGTGACGCCGCGGATCATCGGTGAGTGCTTCACCGCGCTCGACGCCTACCCGGCCGTCGACGTCGCGATCCCGTCGGCCGACACGATCATCGAGGTCGCCGCCGACGACACCATCTCCAGCATCCCGCCGCGGGCGTCCCTGCGCCGCGGCCAGACGCCCCAGGCGTTCCGGCTCGACGTGCTGGCCCGGGCCTACGAGAAGGCCGCGGCCGACCCCGACTTCACGGCGACCGACGACTGCAGCGTGGTGCTGCGCTACCTGCCGAACGAGCCGATCATCGTGGTCCACGGCGACGACCGGAACATGAAGGTCACCGAGCCGATCGACGTCTTCATCGCCGACAAGCTCTTCCAGCTCACCGGCATCGACCTGCCCCGGGCCAAGGACGACGCCGGCTACCGCACGGCCCTGGCCGGCAAGACGATGGTGGTCTTCGGCGGCAGCTACGGCATCGGCGCCGACATCGCCGAGCTCGCCCGGTCCTACGGCGCCACGGTGCTCACGTTCAGCCGGTCCACCACCGGCACCGACGTCGGCAAGCGCACCGATGTCGCCGCGGCGGCCAAGGCCGCGATCGCCGAGGCCGGCACCATCGACTTCGTCGTCAACACCGCGGGCGTGCTGCCGCGCGGCGAGCTCCTGACGACGTCCGAGGAGACGGTCTACGCCGCCACCGAGATCAACTACCTCGGGCCGATCTTCATCGCCCAGGAGTTCTACCCGCACCTGGCGGCCACCCAGGGCTCGCTGCTGCTCTTCACGTCGAGCTCCTACACGCGCGGGCGCGGCGGCTACAGCCTCTACTCCTCGGCCAAGGCCGCCACGGTCAACCTGACCCAGGCGCTCGCCGACGAGTGGGCCGAGGCCGGCGTCCGGGTCAATTGCATCAACCCCGAGCGCACCGCGACGCCGATGCGCACCAAGGCGTTCGGCGACGAGCCGCCGGGCACGCTGCTCGACTCGCTCACGGTCGCGCACACGTCGGTCGACGTGCTGCTCTCGGACCAGTCCGGCCACGTCTACGACGTACGCCGCGACGACCCGTTCAGCTCGGGGGAGTGA